A region of Micropterus dolomieu isolate WLL.071019.BEF.003 ecotype Adirondacks linkage group LG01, ASM2129224v1, whole genome shotgun sequence DNA encodes the following proteins:
- the LOC123972182 gene encoding uncharacterized protein LOC123972182, which translates to MTVDKHECQSDFLLDLCSHLKDYETKKGLRVLPSLQSVFQSAPAVWFINLSEGKTSILLEVLKLQPEKKPVKLTGCSDEESEVRSFLQCLPYISQLSFSFWFRGSGEVKFFGNLFSAAAEREQQTGEKILELLSSVCRYQSFPLKDRYMDDDKNKYRCSFLLDLYSHLKDYETKTGLRVLPSLQSVFQSAPAVWSINLSERKTSILLEVLKLQTEKKPVELTGCSDEESEVRSFLQCLPYISQLRVLCRSTPPSNAPTESCSSPMS; encoded by the exons ATGACTGTTGATAAACACGAATGTCAGAGTGATTTCCTGCTGGATCTGTGCTCCCACCTGAAGGACTATGAGACTAAAAAAGGCTTGAGGGTCCTTCCATCATTACAGTCAGTTTTCCAGTCAGCTCCTGCAGTCTGGTTCATAAACCTCTCAGAGGGAAAGACCTCCATCCTCCTGGAAGTGCTGAAACTCCAACCAGAGAAGAAACCAGTGAAGCTGACAGGCTGCTCAGATGAAGAGAGTGAAGTGAGgagtttcctacagtgtctgcCTTATATCTCACAGCTCAG TTTCTCTTTCTGGTTTAGAGGCTCCGGTGAAGTCAAGTTCTTTGGGAATCTGTtcagtgcagcagcagagagagaacagcagacaggagagaagataTTGGAGCTGTTATCATCAGTGTGCAGATATCAATCATTCCCTCTTAAAGACAGATACATGGATGATGATAAGAACAAATATCGTTGTAGTTTTCTGCTGGATCTGTACTCCCACCTGAAGGACTATGAGACTAAAACAGGCTTGAGGGTCCTTCCATCATTACAGTCAGTTTTCCAGTCAGCTCCTGCAGTCTGGTCCAtaaacctctcagagagaaagacctccatcctcctggaagtgctgaaactccaaacagagaagaaaccagtggagctgacaggctgctcagatgaagagagtgaagtgaggagtttcctacagtgtctgcCTTATATCTCACAGCTCAG AGTTCTGTGCAGATCAACCCCCCCTAGCAACGCTCCCACGGAGTCCTGCTCATCTCCCATGAGCTGA